Proteins encoded by one window of Haladaptatus sp. ZSTT2:
- a CDS encoding amidohydrolase family protein → MGTSDIQILDVHSHFSTEEGFVFQNPGDSDTFGENFEMRTEAEMVEDLKAANVKPMLDFGFTATIPTAEAAGKHDYFAEMYGENPDAFLGLWVQLDPRDDDTAGEFERCLTSLDMGITGFTINGSTTNVPADDDRYDPIYELCLEHNAPVLINVGYSGLGAGQPGGGGHLVEHCHPKTADRVAANYPDLQIVLGRPAWPWQGQAIASLLHKANIVGNELHGWRPKYYPEELTYDISRRLKNKVLFGGDYPLLDYKTLRADWEAMGLDDEVLEKVYYKNAERVFSQFGDV, encoded by the coding sequence ATGGGAACTAGCGACATCCAGATATTAGACGTACATTCACATTTCTCGACCGAAGAGGGGTTCGTGTTTCAGAATCCCGGCGATTCAGACACGTTCGGTGAGAACTTCGAGATGCGAACTGAAGCGGAGATGGTCGAAGACCTCAAAGCGGCGAACGTAAAGCCGATGCTCGACTTCGGGTTTACGGCGACGATTCCGACCGCCGAAGCCGCGGGAAAACACGACTATTTCGCGGAGATGTACGGTGAGAACCCGGATGCGTTCCTCGGCCTCTGGGTGCAACTCGACCCTCGCGACGACGACACAGCAGGCGAGTTTGAGCGCTGTCTCACCAGCCTCGACATGGGTATCACGGGGTTCACCATCAACGGCTCGACCACGAACGTCCCGGCTGACGACGACCGGTACGACCCCATCTACGAACTGTGTCTCGAACACAACGCACCCGTCCTCATCAACGTCGGCTACTCGGGGCTCGGCGCTGGCCAGCCCGGCGGTGGCGGCCACCTCGTCGAGCACTGCCACCCCAAAACAGCTGACAGAGTGGCTGCGAACTATCCAGACCTCCAGATAGTTCTCGGGCGGCCTGCGTGGCCGTGGCAGGGACAGGCAATCGCCTCGCTCCTCCACAAAGCGAACATCGTGGGCAACGAACTCCACGGCTGGCGACCAAAGTACTATCCTGAAGAACTCACCTACGACATCAGCCGGCGGCTGAAGAACAAGGTACTGTTCGGCGGCGACTACCCACTTCTCGACTACAAAACCCTGCGCGCAGATTGGGAAGCGATGGGGCTCGACGACGAAGTGCTCGAAAAAGTCTACTACAAGAACGCAGAGCGGGTGTTCAGCCAGTTTGGCGATGTCTGA
- a CDS encoding SDR family NAD(P)-dependent oxidoreductase, producing MVRTALVTGGSGGIGSACVRALAPECNVAFQYYSNEEAANALVADLEAAGHENVLALRANVTDEADVEELVAAVTAEFGSLDILVNSAGIMKGQSLEEISAASIDQLISINLVGTILCTRAALPAMVESETGHIINVSSTAGTHGSYGDPVYAASKGGQVSFTQSLASVYTKQNIFSNTVAPGAVETDMFPDEWVEGVKKGYPLKRLVQPEEVAEAVVFLSNTTSISGEVIEIDQGKLL from the coding sequence ATGGTTAGAACGGCACTAGTCACGGGTGGCAGCGGCGGAATCGGTTCTGCGTGTGTGCGGGCGCTCGCTCCAGAGTGCAACGTCGCGTTCCAGTATTATTCGAACGAAGAAGCCGCGAATGCACTCGTCGCAGACCTCGAAGCTGCGGGCCATGAGAACGTCCTCGCCCTTCGCGCGAACGTGACCGACGAAGCTGACGTAGAGGAACTGGTCGCTGCCGTGACCGCCGAATTTGGGTCACTCGACATTCTCGTAAACAGCGCGGGCATCATGAAAGGCCAAAGCCTCGAAGAGATTTCTGCGGCGAGTATCGACCAACTCATTTCGATTAATCTCGTCGGAACTATTCTGTGCACGCGAGCGGCATTGCCTGCGATGGTCGAATCGGAGACGGGCCACATCATCAACGTCTCATCGACGGCGGGCACCCACGGCAGCTACGGCGACCCGGTGTACGCCGCCTCGAAAGGCGGACAAGTCTCGTTCACGCAGTCGCTCGCGAGCGTCTACACCAAACAAAACATCTTCTCGAACACCGTCGCCCCGGGTGCGGTGGAAACCGACATGTTCCCCGACGAGTGGGTTGAGGGCGTGAAAAAAGGGTATCCGCTCAAGCGACTCGTCCAGCCCGAGGAGGTCGCAGAAGCTGTTGTGTTCCTCTCAAACACGACGAGCATCTCGGGCGAAGTCATCGAAATCGACCAAGGAAAGCTGCTCTGA
- a CDS encoding helix-turn-helix transcriptional regulator — MVTHAGLTPAEFVTSILADHDGELQQQAFADMTAWSCSTDSRLLQQLEDDEIIVRVQIGREKTMYLPEAAPRDAMSWGQ, encoded by the coding sequence GTGGTGACGCACGCGGGGTTGACGCCCGCTGAGTTCGTCACCAGCATCCTCGCTGATCACGATGGCGAGCTACAACAGCAGGCGTTTGCCGACATGACGGCCTGGTCGTGTTCGACGGATAGCCGTCTGCTCCAACAACTCGAAGACGACGAAATTATCGTCCGCGTCCAAATTGGCAGAGAGAAGACGATGTATCTTCCAGAGGCCGCGCCGCGTGATGCGATGTCGTGGGGCCAATAG
- a CDS encoding NUDIX hydrolase, with protein MSVQKPSYVQKACAYITRGDHELLVFEGPGHEGLQIPKGTIEPGENPRTAVLREIIEESGLGAISETRHLTTDVWTRRNSPPRRYIRHFFHTTVHEPRDRWTHTVTGDGEESGAEFEFSWVELPANSDFALSLDDYVDLL; from the coding sequence ATGAGCGTACAAAAACCGTCATACGTCCAAAAGGCGTGCGCATACATCACGCGGGGAGACCACGAGTTGCTCGTGTTCGAGGGGCCTGGCCACGAGGGGTTACAGATCCCAAAGGGGACGATTGAACCCGGCGAGAATCCGCGGACGGCGGTGTTACGTGAAATCATCGAGGAAAGCGGGCTTGGCGCCATCAGCGAAACGCGCCATCTGACGACCGACGTTTGGACGCGGCGCAACTCACCGCCACGGCGCTACATCCGCCACTTCTTCCACACGACTGTCCACGAGCCCCGCGACCGCTGGACGCACACCGTAACCGGGGACGGCGAAGAAAGCGGCGCTGAATTCGAATTTTCGTGGGTTGAACTCCCGGCGAACAGCGATTTCGCCCTCTCGCTCGACGACTACGTCGACCTGCTGTAA
- a CDS encoding orc1/cdc6 family replication initiation protein: protein MYAVSESSGNVTSFSFERDDSLYKNRDALLEEYTPDELVGRDEELEEFHAALQPVINGEAPSNIFLYGKSGVGKTAATRFLLSQLRADVERYDDVTLNVIEVNCDGLNSSYQVAIRLVNTLRDPANHISNTGYPQAQVYSYLWDELDSLGGTILLVLDEVDHIKDNSILYQIPRARSNGYLTNSRIGIIGISNDLSFRDSLSAKVRSSLCEKEVSFPPYDASELQSVLRQREQVAFHPEVLSSDVIPLCAAYGAQDAGDARQALDLLLEAGDLARKDGAEKITVQHVKDAREKLERDRIVDGVSELTQHARLVLYALATLDAAGETPVRSRQLRPRYEQFCKQINSEPLTSRRMRDHLADLSMLGIVTSIEKNEGMSGGKYREHSLKQDLQVVLSALSDTIEYVGTHESIKRYHQPTLDEAFRK from the coding sequence ATGTACGCTGTGAGCGAATCGAGTGGCAACGTGACATCCTTCAGTTTCGAGCGGGACGATTCTCTTTACAAAAATCGCGATGCGCTCCTCGAAGAGTACACACCAGATGAGCTCGTCGGTCGCGATGAGGAGCTAGAAGAGTTCCACGCCGCCCTCCAGCCGGTCATCAACGGCGAAGCCCCATCGAACATCTTTCTGTACGGCAAAAGTGGGGTTGGGAAGACGGCAGCGACTCGATTTTTACTCTCACAGCTGCGGGCTGACGTCGAACGATACGACGATGTGACGCTCAACGTCATCGAGGTCAACTGCGACGGACTCAACTCCAGCTACCAAGTCGCGATTCGGCTCGTGAACACGCTTCGCGACCCGGCCAATCACATCAGCAACACTGGCTATCCCCAAGCGCAGGTCTACAGCTATCTCTGGGACGAACTCGACAGCCTCGGGGGAACAATTTTGCTCGTCTTAGACGAGGTGGACCACATCAAGGACAACTCCATTCTCTACCAAATTCCTCGCGCGCGCTCGAACGGCTATCTCACGAACTCCAGAATTGGCATTATCGGCATCAGCAACGACCTTTCGTTCCGGGATTCGCTCTCTGCGAAAGTGCGCTCGTCGCTCTGTGAAAAGGAGGTTTCGTTCCCGCCCTATGACGCAAGCGAGTTACAGTCGGTGCTTCGCCAGCGCGAACAGGTCGCGTTCCACCCTGAAGTGCTCTCCTCGGATGTCATCCCGCTTTGTGCGGCCTACGGCGCACAGGACGCGGGTGACGCACGCCAGGCACTCGACCTCCTGCTTGAAGCGGGCGACCTCGCGCGCAAAGACGGCGCGGAGAAAATCACCGTCCAACACGTCAAAGACGCACGCGAAAAGCTCGAACGCGACCGCATCGTCGATGGGGTCTCAGAACTCACCCAACACGCTCGACTCGTTCTCTACGCGCTTGCGACCCTTGATGCTGCGGGAGAGACGCCGGTTCGCTCTCGACAACTCCGGCCGCGCTACGAGCAGTTTTGCAAGCAGATCAACTCAGAGCCGCTCACCAGTCGGCGGATGCGCGACCACCTCGCAGACCTCTCAATGCTCGGTATCGTCACTTCTATCGAGAAAAACGAGGGTATGTCGGGTGGGAAGTATCGCGAGCACTCGCTCAAACAGGATTTACAGGTCGTGCTCTCTGCGCTTTCTGACACTATTGAGTACGTTGGCACCCACGAGAGCATCAAACGCTACCACCAGCCCACGCTCGACGAGGCGTTTCGAAAGTAG
- a CDS encoding DUF6788 family protein, protein MDESPAPPETIPNYIREGLDRQGTDTLEAIIGYCEARIEWLSERPVTDEAELHGDDEQLVEVEHSESGTVVIKKVTCGKSGCRCARGHLHGPYKYVVTREGESLKWEYKGRVQE, encoded by the coding sequence ATGGACGAATCACCGGCACCACCGGAAACGATACCAAACTACATCCGCGAAGGGCTCGACCGACAGGGAACAGACACACTCGAAGCCATCATCGGGTACTGCGAGGCGCGAATCGAGTGGCTAAGCGAACGTCCAGTCACCGATGAAGCCGAGTTACATGGCGACGACGAGCAGCTCGTGGAGGTAGAACACAGTGAGTCAGGCACGGTCGTTATCAAGAAAGTCACCTGCGGCAAGTCGGGCTGTCGGTGTGCGCGCGGCCATCTGCACGGGCCATACAAGTACGTGGTCACTCGGGAGGGTGAGTCGCTCAAGTGGGAGTACAAGGGCCGAGTCCAGGAGTAA
- a CDS encoding ParA family protein: protein MRDPAKLCVSNQKGGVGKTTVAINVAGALNHRGHDVLFVDLDPQGNATENLGLMEAYEDEPPTLFDCLTNPEQREVINDIIREHPEMDVIPSNIDMTAAEPELTLSRRSGEQLDLLLKTVEKDYDYIIVDCPPNLGNLMDNALYATQNVLIPALAESTSKRAFELLFDHVEALELDYEIDIKERGVIINRIDVRKNQANEMVEWINAAFPDIPVYEVRERADVQKALEAGVSLLEYNPESDMFDAFLAVAEGLDAEFGFAEVNA, encoded by the coding sequence ATGAGAGACCCGGCAAAACTCTGCGTCTCGAATCAGAAAGGCGGTGTTGGCAAGACAACCGTCGCAATCAACGTCGCGGGAGCCTTGAACCATCGCGGGCACGACGTGCTCTTCGTCGACCTCGACCCCCAGGGCAACGCGACGGAGAATCTTGGATTGATGGAAGCCTACGAAGACGAACCGCCCACGCTTTTCGATTGTCTCACCAATCCCGAGCAACGCGAGGTGATAAACGACATCATCCGCGAGCACCCAGAGATGGACGTTATTCCGTCGAACATCGACATGACCGCCGCAGAGCCGGAACTGACGCTTTCACGGCGCAGCGGCGAACAGCTTGACCTCTTGCTCAAAACCGTCGAAAAAGACTACGATTACATCATCGTTGACTGTCCGCCAAACCTCGGTAACCTGATGGACAACGCGCTGTACGCGACCCAGAACGTCCTCATCCCAGCGCTCGCAGAGTCCACGAGCAAGCGGGCGTTCGAACTCCTCTTTGACCACGTCGAGGCGCTCGAACTGGATTACGAAATCGACATCAAAGAGCGTGGGGTCATCATCAACCGCATCGACGTCCGGAAAAATCAGGCAAACGAGATGGTCGAGTGGATAAACGCGGCGTTCCCCGACATTCCAGTGTACGAGGTTCGCGAACGCGCGGACGTCCAGAAGGCGCTTGAAGCCGGTGTCTCGTTGCTCGAATACAACCCTGAGAGCGACATGTTCGACGCCTTCCTCGCGGTCGCAGAGGGGCTCGATGCTGAGTTCGGATTCGCGGAGGTTAATGCATGA
- a CDS encoding M20 family metallopeptidase, protein MSPSAPQSVDEYLRERRSLPVTIAETLLSFDTQNPPGRTEESIDWLDEQFEALGLTTEQFAVDPAKPNLLVTLPGASERILCFNGHLDTVPFDAGEWTYDPLGERIGDRLYGRGATDMKGAVASMLAMAKAYVETETTPPVTLQFALVSDEEVGGDAGLPALLKTDHFQADACVIGESTCQDGRHSVTVADRGSIWLTLSAHGKAAHGSRPMLGVNAIDLLYDAVTQLREQFGRRALTIDPAILPIIDESTAYYEPIMGEATAREMFEYPTINLGTFEGGESINGVPQSAEARIDIRLTASVDTPAVLSDIRTCIDECDGVTLADVSWSLGSAEPLDSPLVEAVSTVAEAITGERVYRRSATGGGDAKKLRHAGIPTVEFALGTDTVHAVDEYTTVAALVNNAIAYARIPQVYATLTD, encoded by the coding sequence ATGAGTCCTTCGGCCCCCCAATCCGTAGACGAGTACCTGCGTGAACGACGTTCGCTTCCGGTTACCATCGCAGAGACCCTCCTCTCGTTCGATACGCAGAACCCACCTGGCCGAACCGAAGAGAGTATCGACTGGCTGGACGAGCAGTTCGAAGCGCTCGGTCTCACGACGGAGCAGTTCGCCGTCGACCCAGCGAAACCGAACTTGCTCGTGACGTTGCCGGGGGCGAGCGAGCGCATCCTTTGTTTCAACGGCCACCTCGACACAGTCCCCTTCGACGCAGGCGAATGGACCTACGATCCGCTTGGGGAGCGCATTGGAGATCGACTCTACGGACGGGGGGCAACCGACATGAAAGGGGCCGTCGCTTCGATGCTTGCGATGGCCAAAGCGTACGTCGAAACCGAGACAACGCCGCCGGTCACACTCCAGTTTGCCTTAGTCAGCGACGAGGAGGTGGGCGGCGACGCTGGACTCCCTGCGCTCCTTAAGACGGATCACTTCCAGGCAGACGCCTGTGTTATCGGCGAATCGACCTGTCAGGATGGTCGTCACTCGGTTACCGTCGCAGACCGGGGGAGTATCTGGCTCACCCTCTCTGCTCATGGAAAGGCGGCACACGGTTCGCGGCCGATGCTCGGCGTGAACGCAATCGACCTGCTGTACGATGCTGTCACACAACTGCGAGAACAGTTCGGGCGTCGAGCGTTGACCATCGACCCTGCGATACTTCCGATTATCGATGAGTCCACCGCCTACTATGAACCGATAATGGGAGAGGCGACGGCTCGTGAGATGTTCGAATACCCGACGATAAATCTCGGAACGTTCGAAGGCGGCGAGTCAATTAACGGCGTCCCGCAATCTGCAGAGGCGAGAATAGACATTCGACTGACGGCGAGCGTGGACACGCCCGCGGTTCTCTCGGACATTCGGACCTGTATCGACGAGTGTGACGGCGTGACGCTCGCTGACGTGTCTTGGAGCCTCGGCTCTGCAGAGCCACTTGACAGCCCGCTCGTCGAGGCGGTGTCGACGGTTGCAGAAGCGATTACCGGTGAACGAGTGTACCGCAGGAGTGCGACTGGTGGGGGCGACGCGAAGAAACTCAGGCACGCTGGGATTCCGACTGTGGAGTTCGCGCTTGGAACTGATACCGTTCACGCCGTAGACGAGTACACGACCGTCGCTGCACTGGTGAATAATGCAATAGCTTACGCACGCATTCCACAGGTCTACGCCACCCTCACAGATTGA
- a CDS encoding FAD-dependent oxidoreductase, with amino-acid sequence MGATFVVIGGDAAGMSAASKAKRDNPDITVIVFEKGEWVSYAACGMPYYVKGVIPSLSDLVQVTAEEFRTERDIDLRTGHEVVGINPDSKTVSVSASGKQFEQSYDYLLIGTGARAIEPPFDGMDLDGVFTIHDLNAADAIHDYVEQTDTATAAIVGGGYVGIEMAEALATRGLSVHLFEMLSHVLQPFGESVSPIIESHLESKGVELHLDTPVSGFVGDEIVESVELEAEMVPADIVIVGVGVTPNVELADAAGIELGETGAIATDEYGRTNYDEIFAAGDCAETTNVVTAAPDYVPLALTANRVGRAIGQTIAGTPTKIGTTAGTAIVKAFDLGAARTGILDETVARTAGFDPVSVEITAPSRAHYYPGAEDLTVTLVADKQSGRVLGGSVVGREGVKRIDTVATAVHAELTVAELQQLDLAYAPPFSPVWDPILSAARVLSGSIEKSG; translated from the coding sequence ATGGGAGCTACATTCGTAGTCATCGGCGGCGATGCTGCCGGGATGAGTGCGGCAAGCAAGGCGAAACGCGACAACCCCGACATTACAGTCATCGTCTTCGAGAAAGGAGAGTGGGTTTCGTACGCCGCCTGTGGGATGCCTTATTACGTCAAAGGTGTGATACCCTCGCTCAGTGACCTCGTCCAGGTCACCGCAGAGGAATTTAGAACAGAGCGTGACATTGACCTCAGAACCGGCCACGAGGTTGTCGGTATCAATCCTGATTCGAAAACGGTTAGCGTTTCAGCGTCTGGCAAGCAGTTTGAGCAATCGTACGATTACCTCCTCATCGGTACGGGTGCGCGTGCAATCGAACCACCGTTCGATGGAATGGACCTCGACGGCGTGTTCACCATCCACGACCTAAACGCAGCAGACGCCATCCACGATTATGTGGAGCAAACCGACACAGCGACGGCGGCAATTGTCGGCGGCGGTTACGTGGGCATCGAAATGGCAGAAGCGCTTGCGACCCGCGGTCTCTCAGTCCACCTGTTTGAAATGTTGTCACACGTCCTCCAGCCGTTTGGAGAGTCTGTTTCACCCATCATTGAGTCTCATCTCGAATCGAAGGGTGTTGAACTCCACCTCGACACTCCCGTCTCGGGATTTGTGGGCGACGAAATCGTCGAGTCCGTAGAACTCGAAGCGGAGATGGTGCCGGCTGATATCGTCATCGTCGGTGTCGGCGTCACGCCGAATGTCGAACTCGCCGACGCGGCGGGAATCGAACTCGGTGAAACTGGTGCCATCGCCACCGACGAGTACGGGCGAACGAACTACGACGAGATTTTCGCGGCAGGCGACTGCGCGGAAACGACGAATGTCGTCACCGCCGCTCCAGATTACGTCCCGCTCGCGCTGACGGCGAACCGCGTGGGACGGGCGATTGGCCAGACGATTGCCGGCACGCCAACAAAAATTGGCACCACCGCCGGCACGGCCATCGTGAAGGCATTCGACCTTGGCGCCGCGCGGACAGGAATACTCGACGAGACAGTCGCCCGAACCGCCGGATTCGACCCAGTATCGGTCGAGATTACGGCTCCCTCGCGCGCTCACTACTACCCCGGTGCAGAAGACCTCACCGTCACTCTCGTCGCAGACAAACAGTCTGGGCGCGTTCTCGGTGGGAGTGTCGTTGGACGCGAAGGGGTAAAGCGAATTGACACGGTCGCCACCGCCGTCCACGCAGAACTGACTGTCGCCGAACTGCAGCAACTTGACCTCGCGTATGCGCCACCGTTCAGTCCCGTATGGGATCCGATTTTGTCCGCCGCCAGGGTGCTCTCCGGTTCGATTGAAAAATCCGGATAG
- a CDS encoding ABC transporter substrate-binding protein has protein sequence MAKENSKDKRATRRDYLKYGGALLASGFVAGCTGTSDSDETTEQGTESMTESGGETTEAEMKAYTVSMEPVGEVQFESVPETWVANNGSWADMGIALGLEPPKGVWLTSRYHTQYYDDIPGVSVDKSGMINLYNDGVSKELFYELDADVHVIDPNFLLNRFKGWEQADVDEIEENVGPFFGNCIYAQHYPWHDSYGYYSLYEGFEKLAQVFQRTDRYEAFVSVHEEFQSTLEPLVPGESERPEVAVLWGVGDAPEEFYPYIIGEGTGFKHLNDLQVGDALADSDVKDFHGSRAAIDLETLLEVDPEVLMLRGYEAKTQAEFESSVVASLENHETASALTAVENGDVYRAGGLYQGPITNLVLTERTASQLYGIEDDLFDRQRVADIVNGNL, from the coding sequence ATGGCGAAGGAGAATTCGAAGGACAAGCGAGCAACGCGGCGCGACTATCTGAAATATGGCGGGGCGCTCCTCGCAAGCGGGTTCGTCGCCGGATGTACGGGTACCAGCGACAGTGACGAGACGACCGAACAGGGAACCGAGTCGATGACTGAATCCGGCGGAGAGACGACCGAGGCAGAGATGAAAGCCTACACGGTCTCGATGGAGCCTGTCGGCGAAGTCCAGTTCGAAAGTGTCCCCGAGACGTGGGTGGCGAACAACGGAAGCTGGGCGGACATGGGCATCGCGCTCGGCCTCGAACCACCGAAGGGCGTCTGGCTCACGAGTCGGTATCACACCCAGTACTACGACGACATTCCGGGCGTTTCGGTCGACAAGAGCGGGATGATCAACCTCTACAACGACGGCGTGAGCAAGGAGTTGTTCTACGAACTCGATGCCGACGTGCACGTCATCGACCCAAACTTCTTGCTGAACCGTTTCAAGGGCTGGGAGCAGGCCGACGTCGATGAAATCGAAGAGAACGTCGGCCCGTTCTTTGGCAACTGTATCTACGCCCAGCACTACCCATGGCACGACTCGTATGGCTACTACAGTCTCTACGAAGGCTTCGAGAAACTCGCCCAGGTGTTCCAGCGCACCGACCGCTACGAAGCGTTCGTCTCGGTGCATGAGGAGTTCCAATCGACCCTCGAACCGCTCGTCCCAGGCGAAAGCGAGCGCCCGGAAGTCGCCGTACTCTGGGGTGTCGGTGACGCACCCGAGGAGTTCTATCCGTACATCATCGGTGAGGGAACCGGGTTCAAGCACCTGAACGACTTGCAGGTGGGCGATGCGCTCGCGGACTCCGACGTGAAAGACTTCCACGGGAGTCGCGCAGCCATCGACTTAGAGACGCTCCTCGAAGTCGACCCTGAAGTGCTCATGCTTCGTGGCTACGAGGCAAAGACCCAGGCCGAGTTCGAGAGTTCGGTCGTCGCGTCGCTCGAAAACCACGAGACGGCAAGCGCACTCACCGCCGTCGAAAACGGCGACGTGTACCGCGCGGGTGGCCTGTACCAAGGCCCAATCACCAACCTCGTGTTGACCGAGCGCACGGCCAGCCAACTCTACGGTATCGAAGACGACCTGTTCGACCGCCAGCGCGTCGCAGACATCGTGAACGGTAATCTCTGA